One genomic region from Augochlora pura isolate Apur16 chromosome 7, APUR_v2.2.1, whole genome shotgun sequence encodes:
- the LOC144472814 gene encoding uncharacterized protein LOC144472814: protein MAEKCKECGCKCGHCTQYNQHCDMHLHVEIENLRQHLMERDNHIATMETQFLNEADKFPNGELASMKEELLIWQEKYSRLHEAHKRVQKVNQNLEDKLLKIVDKCETEKSAFTKDIATLSHRLADANYTIHRLTQDNEKYRNDVNLAIQLLQCKPSNFVGQKYDSLPSEVQAKVRTYIAQKKRSNDNTPDVKSITVPISTFPPTAMVYNVTKPAVEKDSDDESDESKPPVDVVSAAIMAKVLEDREKERIFAKHCDTCTCNRRILMVDAETQTNLQDVFSCNDCVTKYAQNVEKNIDKNRQTKESQNSNLHIVYHEANENVSISNMQYHSHCTNIINTSSSQYLSTKDKFLSRNGKIEVTKEDGRSSSATKVSLNKKNSMRRNDMQTQNVFHSQTDNAALQMPQKVGDICNNGKLNTEKGKPAKLYKKSESSIDGIFNPNCWNKLEKKSSNHSYIVPEVRNSHFDGKEQSHIDIINDRLRKNEWTKLKSQANEKANKSVDKTCSDIEIDIINDRIWKNDKTQQESHPSTQLTLIEVKNIDNNLNQNDSGQIEVATSRSFSSDSIVISTSDPSSSSSDVVQSLHNIGLKPSSQNRITGPRNCLVRVTPGSKNILLDNAGHYKTVLYTSGSNKPNTALVHSKKLSRSGSDRSISTSSEESSPILLHDNNQLQRVAEWVESSVHMDNSVTNYPKLKPVDSIIDKNSSLVYLNQSEIKPKLFDDTRRLRENIQESNKREDLITDAQDFVNENLTNALNNFTCVNNTEPEKEKDLITFDVPNEDDKVVLPQVSNKIDNVDFDYEVNITKEMEETYLKLAASLDPVALRLSSVESADLTIERYRKDHKRLQRNHDRVGSKI, encoded by the exons ATGGCTGAAAAATGTAAG GAATGTGGATGTAAATGTGGACATTGCACTCAATACAATCAACACTGTGACATGCATTTGCAtgttgaaatagaaaatttacgGCAACATTTGATGGAAAGAGATAATCACATCGCAACAATGGAGACACAATTTTTGAATGAAGCTGATAAATTTCCAAATGGAGAACTAGCATCAATGAAGGAAGAACTTTTAATATGGcaggaaaaatattcaagactACATGAGGCTCACAAACGTGTTCAAAAAGTAAATCAAAATCTTGAGGATAAATTGTTGAAGATCGTAGATAAATGTGAAACTGAGAAAAGTGCGTTCACTAAGGATATTGCAACCTTGTCTCATAGATTAGCAGAtgcaaattatactatacatcgTTTAACCCAAGATAAT gaaaagtatagaaacgatgTGAATTTGGCAATACAACTTCTTCAATGTAAACCTTCTAATTTTGTTGGTCAGAAATATGATTct TTACCTTCAGAAGTACAAGCCAAAGTTAGAACATATATTGCACAAAAGAAACGTTCAAATGATAATACTCCTGATGTTAAAAGTATTACTGTACCAATTTCAACATTTCCTCCAACAGCAATGGTATATAATGTAACTAAGCCTGCAGTTGAGAAAGACAGTGATGATGAAAGCGATGAATCTAAACCTCCAGTAGACGTCGTGTCGGCTGCAATAATGGCTAAAGTTTTAGAAGAtagggaaaaagaaagaatatttgCTAAACATTGTGATACCTGCACTTGCAACCGTAGGATTTTAATGGTTGATGCTGAAACACAAACAAATTTGCAAGATGTTTTTTCTTGCAATGATTGTGTTACGAAATATGCACAGAATgtagagaaaaatattgacaaaaatCGCCAAACTAAAGAAAGtcaaaattctaatttacaTATAGTTTATCACGAAGCGAATGAAAACGTTAGTATTAGTAATATGCAATATCACAGTCATTGtacaaacattattaatacaagCAGTAGTCAGTATCTAAGCacaaaagataaatttttaagtagaaATGGTAAAATAGAGGTTACGAAAGAGGACGGTCGCTCGAGCTCTGCTACAAAAGTCagcttaaataaaaagaactcAATGCGCAGGAACGATATGCAAACTCAAAATGTTTTCCATAGTCAGACTGATAATGCGGCTTTACAAATGCCTCAAAAAGTTGGTGACATATGTAACAATGGCAAACTGAATACAGAAAAAGGAAAACCagcgaaattatataaaaaatccGAATCCTCAATTGATGGTATATTCAATCCGAATTGTTggaataaattggaaaaaaaatcTTCCAATCATAGTTACATAGTTCCTGAAGTTCGTAATAGTCATTTCGATGGGAAAGAACAGAGCCacattgatattattaatgatagaTTGCGAAAGAATGAATGGACAAAATTGAAGTCTCAAGCTAACGAGAAGGCTAATAAAAGTGTAGACAAAACCTGTAGCGatattgaaattgatattattaacgacagaatttggaaaaatgataaaacgcAGCAAGAATCGCATCCATCAACACAGCTAACGTTAATAGAAGTAAAGaatattgataacaatttGAACCAAAATGATTCTGGACAGATCGAAGTGGCTACTAGTCGCAGTTTCAGTAGTGATAGTATAGTAATTTCTACTTCTGATCCTTCCAGCAGTTCTAGTGACGTTGTTCAGTCATTGCATAATATCGGTTTGAAACCAAGTAGTCAAAATCGAATAACTGGTCCAAGGAATTGTCTTGTAAGAGTGACTCCTggatcgaaaaatattcttttagaTAATGCTGGCcattataaaactgtattataCACTAGTGGTAGTAACAAGCCAAATACGGCTTTAGttcattcgaagaaattatctCGGTCCGGCTCGGACAGATCAATTTCAACCAGCAGTGAGGAAAGTTCTCCGATTTTGTTACATGACAATAATCAATTACAAAGAGTGGCCGAGTGGGTTGAGTCATCAGTACATATGGACAATTCGGTAACAAATTATCCAAAATTAAAGCCTGTCGACAGTATAATTGACAAAAATTCATCGTTGGTGTACTTAAATCAGTCGGAAATAAAACCGAAGCTTTTTGATGATACACGAAGATTAcgtgaaaatattcaagaaagtAATAAACGTGAAGATCTAATAACAGACGCCCAAGActttgttaatgaaaatttaactaACGCTCTAAACAATTTCACTTGCGTGAATAATACGGAaccagagaaagaaaaagatttaataacttttgaCGTGCCCAATGAGGACGACAAAGTTGTTCTGCCTCAGGTTTCCAATAAAATAGACAACGTTGATTTCGATTACGAAGTAAACATTACGAAGGAGATGGAAGAAACTTACTTGAAACTTGCAGCAAGTTTAGATCCCGTTGCGTTGCGTTTGTCGAGCGTAGAGAGTGCAGATTTAACAATCGAGAGATATAGGAAGGATCACAAAAGACTTCAGAGGAATCATGATAGGGTGggatcaaaaatataa